The Ciconia boyciana chromosome 22, ASM3463844v1, whole genome shotgun sequence genome has a window encoding:
- the PLCD3 gene encoding 1-phosphatidylinositol 4,5-bisphosphate phosphodiesterase delta-3 isoform X1, with protein sequence MICGRKARPAAEQPRSPSDGSGGPRRPGRALKKMGLTEDEDIQRMLRGSPLWKIKSRGGPRERLFCLQEDGATVCFEGGFRHARSQQSFSVMHIEGVREGHQSEGLRKYGAAFPEQHCFTLVFKGKRKNLDLAARGEEDARHWVQGLTKLMARLQAMSQPEKLDHWIHGVLQRADRNKDNKMSFREVKSMLRMINIYMDDVYAYKLFKECDHSGNERLEGRELEEFCRRLLRRPELEELFGRYSGEDCVLSAEELRDFLRDQGEDASLRQARAIIRTYELNEKARQQDLMMLDGFMMYLLSAAGDILNQEHTKVHQDMSQPLCHYFISSSHNTYLTHNQIGGTSSTEAYVRALMAGCRCVELDCWEGSDGEPIVYHGHTLTSKILFSDVIESIRDYAFKQSPYPVILSLENHCGLEQQATMARHMKAILGDMLLTQPLEGQDPHDLPSPEQLKGKVLVKGKKLPEPWHEPQRVTSLLDPEEEEEEEEEEEEEKLQDRSSQQSLQSLQEIKPLQAKDASQVAPELSAVVVYCQAVPFPGLAHALRHPRPCEMSSFSERKARKLIKEAGSALVQYNTRQLSRIYPLGLKMNSSNYNPQEMWNAGCQLVALNFQTPGYEMDLNAGRFLGNGRCGYVLKPPCLRSPPGERPRHLVLHIRVRAPRPPSPTPGWVPPASLLGDTHGVPMPGQVISAQQLPKLKREKGSSIVDPFVRVEIHGVPADCSKQQTHHKLNNGFNPRWEETLSFQLLAPELALVRFVVEDYDSTSCNDFVGQFTLPLASMREGYRHIHLLSKDGASLSPATLFVHVQCKSL encoded by the exons ATGATCTGCGGCAGGAAGGCGCGTCCCGCCGCCgagcagccccgctccccctcgGACGGCTCCGGTggcccccgccggcccggcaGAGCCTTGAAGAAAATGG GCCTGACAGAGGACGAGGACATCCAGCGGATGCTGCGGGGCTCCCCGCTCTGGAAGATCAAGTCCCGGGGGGGCCCCAGGGAGCGGCTGTTCTGCCTGCAGGAGGACGGGGCGACCGTCTGCTTCGAGGGGGGCTTCAGGCATGCTcgctcccagcagagct TCTCGGTGATGCACATCGAGGGGGTGCGTGAGGGACACCAGTCGGAGGGTCTACGCAAGTACGGTGCCGCCTTCCCCGAGCAGCACTGCTTCACCCTCGTCTTCAAGGGCAAGCGCAAGAACCTCGACCTGGCCGCCCGGGGCGAGGAGGACGCCCGCCACTGGGTGCAAGGGCTCACCAAGCTGATGGCGCGGCTGCAAGCCATGAGTCAACCAGAGAAGCTCGACCA CTGGATCCATGGGGTCCTGCAGCGAGCAGACAGGAACAAGGACAACAAGATGTCCTTCCGGGAGGTGAAGAGCATGCTGAGGATGATCAACATCTACATGGATGATGTCTACGCCTACAAGCTCTTCAAG GAGTGCGACCACTCGGGCAACGAGCGGCTGGAGGGCCGGGAGCTGGAGGAGTTTTGCCGACGGCTGCTGCGGCGGCCGGAGCTGGAGGAGCTTTTTGGGCGTTACTCGGGCGAGGACTGTGTCCTGTCGGCCGAGGAGCTGCGGGATTTCCTACGGGACCAGGGCGAGGACGCCAGCCTGCGCCAGGCCCGCGCCATCATCCGCACCTACGAGCTCAACGAGAAGG ccaggcagcaggacCTGATGATGCTGGATGGCTTCATGATGTACCTCCTCTCGGCCGCCGGTGACATCCTCAACCAGGAGCACACCAAGGTGCACCAGGACATGAGCCAGCCCCTGTGCCACTACttcatctcctcctcccacaACACCTACCTGACCCACAACCAGATCGGTGGCACCAGCAGCACCGAAGCCTATGTCAG GGCGCTGATGGCGGGATGCCGTTGTGTGGAGCTGGACTGCTGGGAGGGCTCCGACGGGGAACCCATCGTCTATCATGGCCACACGCTCACCTCCAAAATCCTCTTCAGCGATGTCATTGAGAGCATCCGTGACTACGCCTTCAAG CAATCGCCCTACCCTGTCATCCTGTCCCTGGAGAACCACTGTGGGCTGGAGCAGCAAGCTACCATGGCCCGGCACATGAAGGCCATCTTGGGGGACATGCTGCTGACGCAGCCGCTGGAGGGGCAGGACCCCCATGACCTCCCGTCCCCGGAG cagctgaaggggAAGGTCCTGGTGAAGGGCAAGAAGCTGCCAGAGCCGTGGCATGAGCCCCAGCGTGTCACCTCCCTTCTGGaccctgaggaggaggaagaggaagaggaggaagaggaagaggagaagctgCAGGACAGAAGCAGCCAGCAG tCACTGCAGTCGCTGCAGGAGATCAAACCTCTGCAG GCCAAGGATGCATCGCAGGTGGCCCCAGAGCTGTCGGCTGTGGTGGTGTACTGCCAGGCTGTCCCCTTCCCTGGCCTGGCCCATGCCCTGCGCCACCCCCGGCCCTGCGAGATGTCGTCCTTCAGCGAGAGGAAGGCTCGGAAGCTCATCAAGGAGGCGG GCTCGGCGCTGGTCCAGTACAACACCCGTCAGCTCAGCCGCATCTACCCGCTGGGGCTGAAGATGAACTCCTCCAACTACAACCCCCAGGAGATGTGGAACGCCGGCTGCCAGCTGG tgGCCCTCAACTTCCAGACGCCAGGCTACGAGATGGACCTGAACGCTGGGCGCTTCCTGGGCAATGGGCGCTGTGGCTACGTGCTGAAGCCCCCCTGCCTGCGCAGCCCCCCCGGAGAGCGGCCCCGCCACCTGGTGCTGCACATCAGGGTGAGGGCACCacgcccccccagccccacgcctgGGTGGGTGCCACCCGCGTCCCTGCTGGGTGACACCCACGGCGTTCCCATGCCTGGCCAG GTGATCTCGGCGCAGCAGCTGCCCAAGCtgaagagggagaaggggagctCCATCGTGGACCCCTTCGTGCGGGTGGAGATCCACGGCGTCCCGGCCGactgcagcaagcagcagacCCACCACAAGCTCAACAACG
- the PLCD3 gene encoding 1-phosphatidylinositol 4,5-bisphosphate phosphodiesterase delta-3 isoform X8, which translates to MICGRKARPAAEQPRSPSDGSGGPRRPGRALKKMGLTEDEDIQRMLRGSPLWKIKSRGGPRERLFCLQEDGATVCFEGGFRHARSQQSFSVMHIEGVREGHQSEGLRKYGAAFPEQHCFTLVFKGKRKNLDLAARGEEDARHWVQGLTKLMARLQAMSQPEKLDHWIHGVLQRADRNKDNKMSFREVKSMLRMINIYMDDVYAYKLFKECDHSGNERLEGRELEEFCRRLLRRPELEELFGRYSGEDCVLSAEELRDFLRDQGEDASLRQARAIIRTYELNEKARQQDLMMLDGFMMYLLSAAGDILNQEHTKVHQDMSQPLCHYFISSSHNTYLTHNQIGGTSSTEAYVRALMAGCRCVELDCWEGSDGEPIVYHGHTLTSKILFSDVIESIRDYAFKQSPYPVILSLENHCGLEQQATMARHMKAILGDMLLTQPLEGQDPHDLPSPEQLKGKVLVKGKKLPEPWHEPQRVTSLLDPEEEEEEEEEEEEEKLQDRSSQQSLQSLQEIKPLQAKDASQVAPELSAVVVYCQAVPFPGLAHALRHPRPCEMSSFSERKARKLIKEAGSALVQYNTRQLSRIYPLGLKMNSSNYNPQEMWNAGCQLVALNFQTPGYEMDLNAGRFLGNGRCGYVLKPPCLRSPPGERPRHLVLHIRVRAPRPPSPTPGWVPPASLLGDTHGVPMPGQVISAQQLPKLKREKGSSIVDPFVRVEIHGVPADCSKQQTHHKLNNGYRHIHLLSKDGASLSPATLFVHVQCKSL; encoded by the exons ATGATCTGCGGCAGGAAGGCGCGTCCCGCCGCCgagcagccccgctccccctcgGACGGCTCCGGTggcccccgccggcccggcaGAGCCTTGAAGAAAATGG GCCTGACAGAGGACGAGGACATCCAGCGGATGCTGCGGGGCTCCCCGCTCTGGAAGATCAAGTCCCGGGGGGGCCCCAGGGAGCGGCTGTTCTGCCTGCAGGAGGACGGGGCGACCGTCTGCTTCGAGGGGGGCTTCAGGCATGCTcgctcccagcagagct TCTCGGTGATGCACATCGAGGGGGTGCGTGAGGGACACCAGTCGGAGGGTCTACGCAAGTACGGTGCCGCCTTCCCCGAGCAGCACTGCTTCACCCTCGTCTTCAAGGGCAAGCGCAAGAACCTCGACCTGGCCGCCCGGGGCGAGGAGGACGCCCGCCACTGGGTGCAAGGGCTCACCAAGCTGATGGCGCGGCTGCAAGCCATGAGTCAACCAGAGAAGCTCGACCA CTGGATCCATGGGGTCCTGCAGCGAGCAGACAGGAACAAGGACAACAAGATGTCCTTCCGGGAGGTGAAGAGCATGCTGAGGATGATCAACATCTACATGGATGATGTCTACGCCTACAAGCTCTTCAAG GAGTGCGACCACTCGGGCAACGAGCGGCTGGAGGGCCGGGAGCTGGAGGAGTTTTGCCGACGGCTGCTGCGGCGGCCGGAGCTGGAGGAGCTTTTTGGGCGTTACTCGGGCGAGGACTGTGTCCTGTCGGCCGAGGAGCTGCGGGATTTCCTACGGGACCAGGGCGAGGACGCCAGCCTGCGCCAGGCCCGCGCCATCATCCGCACCTACGAGCTCAACGAGAAGG ccaggcagcaggacCTGATGATGCTGGATGGCTTCATGATGTACCTCCTCTCGGCCGCCGGTGACATCCTCAACCAGGAGCACACCAAGGTGCACCAGGACATGAGCCAGCCCCTGTGCCACTACttcatctcctcctcccacaACACCTACCTGACCCACAACCAGATCGGTGGCACCAGCAGCACCGAAGCCTATGTCAG GGCGCTGATGGCGGGATGCCGTTGTGTGGAGCTGGACTGCTGGGAGGGCTCCGACGGGGAACCCATCGTCTATCATGGCCACACGCTCACCTCCAAAATCCTCTTCAGCGATGTCATTGAGAGCATCCGTGACTACGCCTTCAAG CAATCGCCCTACCCTGTCATCCTGTCCCTGGAGAACCACTGTGGGCTGGAGCAGCAAGCTACCATGGCCCGGCACATGAAGGCCATCTTGGGGGACATGCTGCTGACGCAGCCGCTGGAGGGGCAGGACCCCCATGACCTCCCGTCCCCGGAG cagctgaaggggAAGGTCCTGGTGAAGGGCAAGAAGCTGCCAGAGCCGTGGCATGAGCCCCAGCGTGTCACCTCCCTTCTGGaccctgaggaggaggaagaggaagaggaggaagaggaagaggagaagctgCAGGACAGAAGCAGCCAGCAG tCACTGCAGTCGCTGCAGGAGATCAAACCTCTGCAG GCCAAGGATGCATCGCAGGTGGCCCCAGAGCTGTCGGCTGTGGTGGTGTACTGCCAGGCTGTCCCCTTCCCTGGCCTGGCCCATGCCCTGCGCCACCCCCGGCCCTGCGAGATGTCGTCCTTCAGCGAGAGGAAGGCTCGGAAGCTCATCAAGGAGGCGG GCTCGGCGCTGGTCCAGTACAACACCCGTCAGCTCAGCCGCATCTACCCGCTGGGGCTGAAGATGAACTCCTCCAACTACAACCCCCAGGAGATGTGGAACGCCGGCTGCCAGCTGG tgGCCCTCAACTTCCAGACGCCAGGCTACGAGATGGACCTGAACGCTGGGCGCTTCCTGGGCAATGGGCGCTGTGGCTACGTGCTGAAGCCCCCCTGCCTGCGCAGCCCCCCCGGAGAGCGGCCCCGCCACCTGGTGCTGCACATCAGGGTGAGGGCACCacgcccccccagccccacgcctgGGTGGGTGCCACCCGCGTCCCTGCTGGGTGACACCCACGGCGTTCCCATGCCTGGCCAG GTGATCTCGGCGCAGCAGCTGCCCAAGCtgaagagggagaaggggagctCCATCGTGGACCCCTTCGTGCGGGTGGAGATCCACGGCGTCCCGGCCGactgcagcaagcagcagacCCACCACAAGCTCAACAACG